From the Brassica napus cultivar Da-Ae chromosome A8, Da-Ae, whole genome shotgun sequence genome, one window contains:
- the LOC106361969 gene encoding uncharacterized protein LOC106361969 isoform X1: MTDPEQRLTALKKAYADTILNTAKEAAARVMVSERRARGYQQELVAVRDEALRTCLRLKQMYDSKVKEAEMMSLSKQQKIEELEAQLGEAEDIVGELRMELRESRYQLEKLINSHQSNEEENKPINEVVSLACEDSSNHERTVVASGIIKPHSSDRDMSINRCSYKENKDPCNHTLPSILTRRRDADALEKGDCPNAEEKELLTTSLSPSEKEYVQFTVKRKRKKDERSGSISPEGGSSSSQEDDESRNRRQKTGEKDNVYLDSFNTESSSRDSRRVAQVARQLLPFTEKILSQENQSDDVS, from the exons ATGACTGACCCAGAG cAGAGATTAACCGCATTGAAGAAGGCTTACGCGGATACGATACTGAACACGGCCAAGGAAGCGGCGGCACGTGTGATGGTTTCGGAGAGGAGGGCTCGTGGGTATCAGCAGGAGCTTGTGGCGGTTAGAGACGAGGCTCTTCGTACTTGTCTAAGGCTTAAGCAGATGTATGATTCCAAG gtcaaagaggcaGAGATGATGTCTTTAAGCAAGCAGCAAAAGATTGAAGAACTTGAAGCTCAACTCGGAGAAGCTGAAGATATAGTTGGAGAGCTAAGGATGGAGCTGCGAGAGTCTCGATACCAGCTTGAGAAATTGATAAATAGTCATCAAAGCAACGAGGAGGAAAACAAGCCAATAAATGAAGTGGTTTCTTTAGCGTGTGAGGACTCTAGTAACCACGAGAGAACGGTTGTGGCTAGTGGGATCATCAAACCACATTCGAGCGACAGAGATATGAGTATCAACAGGTGTTCTTATAAAGAGAATAAAGATCCTTGCAACCATACTCTTCCTTCCATACTGACCAGACGCAGAGATGCTGATGCGTTAGAAAAAGGAGATTGTCCTAATgcggaagagaaggagctactGACTACATCTTTGTCGCCTTCAGAGAAAGAGTATGTCCAGTTCACAGTCAAGAGGAAGCGTAAGAAGGATGAAAGAAGCGGCAGCATTAGCCCTGAAGGAGGAAGCTCCTCCTCGCAAGAAGACGATGAGAGCAGAAACAGAAGACAAAAGACTGGAGAGAAAGACAATGTGTACTTGGACTCCTTCAACACTGAATCATCATCTCGTGATAGTCGTCGTGTTGCTCAGGTCGCTCGTCAG CTTTTACCATTCACAGAGAAGATACTGTCGCAGGAGAACCAAAGTGATGATGTTTCTTGA
- the LOC106361971 gene encoding transcription factor MYB1R1-like, which produces MAAVSSSSETGGGEKGEIMLFGVRVVVDPMRKCVSLNNLSDYEKSSPPEEEIPKIGDGDAAGYASANETLQIPSFSGGNRERKRGIAWTEEEHKRFLLGLQKVGKGDWKGISRNFVKSRTPTQVASHAQKYFLRRTNLNRRRRRSSLFDITTETVTGMVHMEQDHHAQDNLLLPETNISSGHQVFPEVAVPTRTEKAPRTVPVTFQASPAFNLNTDAAVPAPLSLNLSLSFNLNEQSNSRHSAFTMMPSFSDGDSNSSIIRVA; this is translated from the exons ATGGCCGCCGTTAGTAGCTCGTCGGAGACCGGAGGCGGTGAGAAAGGAGAGATCATGCTGTTCGGAGTTAGAGTCGTGGTCGATCCGATGAGAAAGTGCGTGAGTTTGAACAATCTCTCTGATTACGAGAAGTCTTCTCCTCCGGAGGAAGAGATCCCCAAGATCGGAGACGGAGACGCCGCCGGTTACGCCTCCGCCAATGAAACTCTCCAGATTCCGTCGTTCTCCGGCGGGAACCGCGAGAGGAAACGAG GAATAGCGTGGactgaggaggagcacaagagGTTCTTGCTTGGTCTGCAGAAAGTAGGGAAAGGAGATTGGAAAGGGATTTCTAGAAACTTTGTCAAGAGCAGGACTCCTACTCAGGTAGCTAGTCATGCTCAGAAGTACTTCCTCCGCCGGACCAATCTCAACCGTCGCCGGAGAAGATCTAGCCTTTTCGACATCACAACCGAGACG GTTACAGGAATGGTGCACATGGAGCAAGATCATCATGCTCAGGACAACTTATTACTACCCGAGACTAACATCAGCTCTGGACATCAAGTTTTTCCTGAAGTTGCAGTGCCGACAAGAACTGAGAAGGCACCACGGACGGTACCAGTAACCTTCCAAGCAAGTCCTGCATTCAATCTAAACACAGATGCTGCAGTTCCTGCTCCGCTTTCTCTCAACCTCTCTCTGTCCTTTAATCTTAACGAACAATCCAACTCAAGACATTCGGCTTTCACCATGATGCCAAGCTTCAGCGACGGAGACAGCAACAGCAGTATCATCAGAGTTGCTTAG
- the LOC106431826 gene encoding uncharacterized protein LOC106431826, with translation MRSRGDLYFRHEIDRNPSASDAGTFKACATMVTWHEDMEDSETTFSFTLSAEDVIERQGLANKIQELDELFMEAAFPQEDNLLLLTQEAYHCFIEVISSSDYSRDCAVSLWFTFRVWRSPPPLPPSVDEFEDDDDDDDEATNSNIPIRAASKLAIKSLTKKIYNKCDSLAIDSCTICLEEFKSGVNVVELPCGHEFDDACIGHWFETNHICPLCRFELPREHH, from the coding sequence ATGAGATCCAGAGGCGACTTGTATTTCAGGCATGAGATCGACCGTAACCCTTCAGCCTCGGATGCTGGCACATTCAAAGCATGCGCAACCATGGTCACATGGCACGAGGACATGGAAGATTCTGAAACAACATTCTCGTTTACGTTGTCGGCGGAGGACGTCATCGAACGGCAAGGACTTGCCAACAAAATACAAGAACTAGATGAGCTATTCATGGAAGCTGCTTTCCCTCAAGAAGATAATTTGCTTTTGTTGACCCAAGAAGCCTATCATTGTTTCATTGAAGTGATTTCCTCAAGTGATTATAGCAGAGATTGTGCTGTGTCTCTGTGGTTTACTTTTCGTGTTTGGcgttctcctcctcctcttcctccttcaGTTGATGAAtttgaggatgatgatgatgatgatgatgaggcgACCAATAGTAATATTCCAATCAGGGCAGCAAGCAAGCTCGCCATCAAGTCCTTAACCAAGAAAATATACAACAAATGTGACTCTCTTGCCATTGACAGTTGCACTATTTGTTTGGAAGAGTTTAAGAGTGGAGTCAATGTTGTCGAGTTACCCTGTGGACATGAATTTGATGATGCATGTATCGGACACTGGTTCGAGACCAATCACATTTGTCCATTGTGTCGTTTCGAGTTGCCTCGTGAGCATCATTGA
- the LOC106361969 gene encoding uncharacterized protein LOC106361969 isoform X2 produces the protein MTDPERLTALKKAYADTILNTAKEAAARVMVSERRARGYQQELVAVRDEALRTCLRLKQMYDSKVKEAEMMSLSKQQKIEELEAQLGEAEDIVGELRMELRESRYQLEKLINSHQSNEEENKPINEVVSLACEDSSNHERTVVASGIIKPHSSDRDMSINRCSYKENKDPCNHTLPSILTRRRDADALEKGDCPNAEEKELLTTSLSPSEKEYVQFTVKRKRKKDERSGSISPEGGSSSSQEDDESRNRRQKTGEKDNVYLDSFNTESSSRDSRRVAQVARQLLPFTEKILSQENQSDDVS, from the exons ATGACTGACCCAGAG AGATTAACCGCATTGAAGAAGGCTTACGCGGATACGATACTGAACACGGCCAAGGAAGCGGCGGCACGTGTGATGGTTTCGGAGAGGAGGGCTCGTGGGTATCAGCAGGAGCTTGTGGCGGTTAGAGACGAGGCTCTTCGTACTTGTCTAAGGCTTAAGCAGATGTATGATTCCAAG gtcaaagaggcaGAGATGATGTCTTTAAGCAAGCAGCAAAAGATTGAAGAACTTGAAGCTCAACTCGGAGAAGCTGAAGATATAGTTGGAGAGCTAAGGATGGAGCTGCGAGAGTCTCGATACCAGCTTGAGAAATTGATAAATAGTCATCAAAGCAACGAGGAGGAAAACAAGCCAATAAATGAAGTGGTTTCTTTAGCGTGTGAGGACTCTAGTAACCACGAGAGAACGGTTGTGGCTAGTGGGATCATCAAACCACATTCGAGCGACAGAGATATGAGTATCAACAGGTGTTCTTATAAAGAGAATAAAGATCCTTGCAACCATACTCTTCCTTCCATACTGACCAGACGCAGAGATGCTGATGCGTTAGAAAAAGGAGATTGTCCTAATgcggaagagaaggagctactGACTACATCTTTGTCGCCTTCAGAGAAAGAGTATGTCCAGTTCACAGTCAAGAGGAAGCGTAAGAAGGATGAAAGAAGCGGCAGCATTAGCCCTGAAGGAGGAAGCTCCTCCTCGCAAGAAGACGATGAGAGCAGAAACAGAAGACAAAAGACTGGAGAGAAAGACAATGTGTACTTGGACTCCTTCAACACTGAATCATCATCTCGTGATAGTCGTCGTGTTGCTCAGGTCGCTCGTCAG CTTTTACCATTCACAGAGAAGATACTGTCGCAGGAGAACCAAAGTGATGATGTTTCTTGA